The genomic interval CAATTATTTAGTTTCAACCGATTTGGGATCTATCTGCAAGCCTGGACTCATCGTCGTAGAGAGGAATATGCTTTTCACGTAAGTGCCTTTCGCGGTCGTCGGTTTGAGTTTCAGAATCGTATTCATGAACTCGCTGGCATTGTCGGCGATCTGCTCCGCAGAGAACGCGATCTTGCCGACCGACGAGTGAACGATACCGAACTTGTCGACCTTGAAGTCGATCTTGCCGGCCTTCACCTCCTTGACGGCCTTGCCGACTTCCATCGTCACGGTACCCGTCTTGGGGTTAGGCATCAGGCCGCGGGGGCCCAGAATACGTCCGAGCGCTCCGACCTTCGCCATCACGTTGGGAGTCGTGATAATCACGTCCACATCGGTCCAGCCGCCCTTGATCTTCTCGACGTACTCGTCCAGACCTACGTAGTCGGCGCCGGCCTCGGTCGCCTCCTTCTCCTTGTCGGGAGTACAGAGAACCAACACGCGGACCGACTTGCCCGTTCCGTGGGGCAGCGTCACGACGCCGCGCACCATCTGGTTGGATTTGCGGGGATCGACACCCAACCGCACGTCCAGATCGACGGAAGCATCAAATTTCGTAAAGGTAATCTCCTTTAGAAGAGCGGCCGCCTCGCCAAGCTTGTACACCTTGTTCGGCTCAATCTTGGAAAGCACCAGTTTTCTATTTTTGGTCAGCTTACTCATTGTCTGTAATTTTTAGCCATTACGCGTTAGGAAATTCACCATCGACATCGATGCCCATGCTGCGCGCCGTACCGGCTACCATGCGCATGGCAGCCTCCAGCGTG from Alistipes ihumii AP11 carries:
- the rplA gene encoding 50S ribosomal protein L1, with the protein product MSKLTKNRKLVLSKIEPNKVYKLGEAAALLKEITFTKFDASVDLDVRLGVDPRKSNQMVRGVVTLPHGTGKSVRVLVLCTPDKEKEATEAGADYVGLDEYVEKIKGGWTDVDVIITTPNVMAKVGALGRILGPRGLMPNPKTGTVTMEVGKAVKEVKAGKIDFKVDKFGIVHSSVGKIAFSAEQIADNASEFMNTILKLKPTTAKGTYVKSIFLSTTMSPGLQIDPKSVETK